Part of the Leptospira ellinghausenii genome, CGGTAATCCTTTCTCCCAAGCGGTCATCAAACACAAAGTTTTTCCCTTTGAATTTTGATTGTAACCCATTGTCATGCACAACTTTTGCATAATTGATGATTCCTCCGCGTAACTGATGGACCTTTTCAAAACCTTTGTATTTCAAATAAGCACTTGCTTTTTCGCATCGGATTCCGCCTGTACAATAGAGTAATATCTTTTTATCTTTGTCATTTTCTAGAATTTTTTCTACCAAAGGTAATTCTTCTCGGAAGGTTCCGACATCTGGTAAAATTGCATTTTCGAAATGACCCACTTCTGATTCATAATTGTTTCGGAGATCAACAACAATGACTCCTTCTTCATCCAATGCGTTATGAAATTCAAGAGGTGAGAGATGGGTTCCCACATTGGAAGGATCAAATTGAGAATCATCTAAGCCATCCGCGACAATTTTTTTTCTGACTTTGATTGCTAGTTTGATAAAACTTTCCTTTTTATCTTCCACTGCATCGTTAAAATAGATTTTCTTTAGTTCTGGAACCG contains:
- the trhO gene encoding oxygen-dependent tRNA uridine(34) hydroxylase TrhO gives rise to the protein MKKFLFNRFDKDTLKKKVLLDTRERRIISFYRYVKIENPMEFRNLLYDSFEDLGILGRIYLANEGINAQFSIPIENVDKLRSFVDSVPELKKIYFNDAVEDKKESFIKLAIKVRKKIVADGLDDSQFDPSNVGTHLSPLEFHNALDEEGVIVVDLRNNYESEVGHFENAILPDVGTFREELPLVEKILENDKDKKILLYCTGGIRCEKASAYLKYKGFEKVHQLRGGIINYAKVVHDNGLQSKFKGKNFVFDDRLGERITDDVLTVCYTCGKPSDRHTNCANLGCHVLIVQCESCSESLLGCCSEDCKKIVTLPEEEQKKLRQEQRKQQKYPTHHLTRKLVGK